The genomic window CAATTATAACTGATCACTGTTCTATCCTAGTTTCTTCTATTTTATTTCCACAAACTGTGTTCAGATGAAAACTATTATCAATAAGAGTGGTAAACGTATTGTTAAAATTCACTTTGAAACTCACAAGTAACCAGAGAGAAGACGTTAGAGGGGCTTTGGGAGATCTACATTTGTTCTAGTGGAAGCCTGTTACTCATTATAACTTACTTTTCCTCCACAGTGTTTTGCCTCATGCTGGTGTCACTTTGACCTTAGGTGAGACAACAACTTGaattttaaataaacttaatgGTTTACGAAAAACGAAGTAACACAAAGCAAATTAACCCAGTGACGAATTTCGACTATATACACATCCCCAGGGCAACCCATACAAAGACACAGGGtatgcatatttatttatttttttggcttgCTCCACTTAACAATGTACCTATTTATTTCTTAggtgttttagtgtgttttttttcaattgatttttaatttgctATTTTGTGCACTTAcactgctgttaaaaaaaaatctaattctgCCAGACAATTTTAGGGTGCGTTCCGAATcgcaaactttttctttttacttttagtaggtactgcagctgcccttaaaaagtacgtactgttgcatgcagtacaCAAACAATCCGGACATACTACTTTTTCATAATATTATGCCCTGTACATTGACCGATACCTGTTACCTTggacataaaagaaaaacggCACTTACTTATGTACCATCGTGAAAACAAAGGTACTAAGGATAGGGCAAAGAAAAGGGGggtagtatgtaaaaaaaaaaaaaaaaaaaattgtgttcatgtttaaaaataagacaaatataTGGGCAAGAAAGTGTGATTGTGAAGATCTGTTTTAGACAGATGGAAGGAATGaatgagagggaaagaggggaTGAGTTTTTGCCATGACTAGCCAAGCGAGACCATTGATTCCACTTCTCACTTGCTgaaacacagagcagacagaatGTCAATCAATCGGCTGTCTTTTCCCTCTTCAAGcctctttcctttttctttccccGTACATCACTCACCACATCCCCCATCTCCCCAGGATGGTATTTAGTCCAACCTGCAGTGTGGCAATTATCACATGTCATTTGTAGCCTGCAGTTTTTCGAAGGGTTACGGTACAAGGGAGGACGATGCCTTGAGTTACGTTGCATAGACTCAGCTTAAATAGTATTAGATGTGAACATTGTATGACATTAACATTTCTGCACAAGATAGACATGGACACAAGCAGTATAAGAAAGAAAATGCAACTACAGTGcaatttgttgtgtttgctgtgaATTTGGCCACAGGTAAAACAAAGACcaatttgaattttttaaacAGCAGACCCAAAGAACATTATGCTTGCACACAAACAGGCGTAGAGGAGCAAACTATGTACAGTTGTACACTATACACACATCTGCAGGGCAACAGGACTTTATCTTTCTCTGCCTGACACATCAGATTGAAATGCCTAATATTAAAATACCTCAAGCTCCCAGACTAAAATTCAAATCacttttcattctttttctgactgaaaacacaactgaattatttttactgaaaacaTATCTCCTTTTTTACACACctgctgaaaaacagaaaaacagggaGCAGAAATAGCTCTCATTACTAAAAATATCTGAGTAAAGTCTGAGTGATTGTATCTCGTTTTGtgttgtatattttatttttaaaaggttaGCCTCATTTAACATACTAAATCATTAATGAGCCTCTGAAATGCTCTATATTAACACAAATCATATCAATCCTGCAATATGAACAAATAATTTTAGTATATTTCCATTGCAGTACATGTAGTGTGAAGATCTTGGTGAGCACCACTggtaacaaaaatataaaattatatgTATGTAAATACAGAAAACCATTCAAATAATGTCCTAGGAGTTACAGAGAAGTAACTTTGGTTTGACTTGAATATGGAATAAAGAACTGTTTGGGTCTGTCCCATCCAGGTTCCTGTACAGAAATGAGGTGCTGACTTCACCATCATCATTAAACATTTTGTGTCCACAGTACAAATCTAGCTGCGCTGTGAAGCCATACTTAAGCACAAAGGTGCTctgagctacatgctaacatcagtagATGAATAAGTAAATCTGTGTTGTACTACTTCAGACAGAATCAATATAAAAAATGGCTGAAGGGCAAAGAACAGACTGAAAAtctatcttattagataaagcAGATGTTGAGAAAGTTCTCCtctggggacataatttacaatTGAAAAATGGTAATAAATCGCAAATCATTTTTATCGCAGTATTCAGCATATCCCAACATAtctaaaattgcaataatattgtatcatgacttaagtatcgtgatagtATCGTGTCGTGGAACCTCTGGTGACTTCTAACCCTAAAAACCCTCCTTTGGAAACATTACTATTAAATTTAGGGTTGGGAACCATTCACATTTAAATAGATACTTGTATCTGGAATTCAGTACAGATACTCAATGGTTCCTCCTTCTGGTACTTTACCGTCTCTGTAATAATAGAAATGTAATTTCAGTTGTAAAGTAGAGTATGCTGCTTATTTTTTGGACAAATAAACACTTTAGGTCATGGTTATGCTTGTTAGATACAGCTGAGAGCCTGCACGCAGCAATTGACAGCAAAATGAGGGCATTTTTGTTGGCAAgcaaaaaatgtgtcttgtggCTGCGGTATGTGGACATGGGGTTTCCCTCCTGGTGGCGCTGTATTCACTTCCGCCTGCAACCCGGTTTTATTCCATCCTCTTTTATCTAGAGTGGCCACGATCAGCTCCACCAGCAGCATCGCAGCCGGAGCCATAGATTTGCTCTCAGGTATTGAAATTTGGTAGTACCATTAAACATAATGAGTTTGGTACACAGTCCGTCTATTTGTGCCTTTAATTGTTTAGTGCCCACAGTGTGAGGAACTCTGCTGAACATTAAATGAGCCACACCATGTTTTTCcttccattttttttatccatttaagaataaaaatacatttgcagCTTGGATTACAGTAACATTTAATTACTAGGACAGGGttattaattcattcatctcATTTTAGCTTTGTTATTGGCCTCTCTTTTTATCTCAGAAACAAGAAAAGACAGTGACACTATATTCATAGACAGCATTACACAGGGGgcactatcaatcaatcaatcaatcaattttatttataaagcccaatatcacaaaNNNNNNNNNNNNNNNtccagggtgggcttttttagtagaggtttaattacagctaccttaaaagactgtggtacatagtaAAAGACTGTGGTCACCATTGTTTACCTTTTCCTGTTTTCACCTGCCTGTTTTGCTCTATCAGCGGTTAATCTAAATAACGTGACATAATAATGTTGGCCTGCTGCCAGAAGAGCACCACAAAGAGTCAGAAGATGACACAGCAGAGCTTTGAAGACAAATCCCATGTTACTAAATGTGGGTTGGGTTGAACTGTCCAATCACAGAAAGACCTAATCAagtgtttcttgttttttattgccATTAATGTTGACACATGTAGGTGGCAATcgcatatatacacatatatacacaagcacacaaacaaacacagatgggTGTGACAGTTACCTGTGTGAagcccctccctctgtctctgtagggctCTATAAAACCACCCAGCCTGTTGGACATTTCAACAGAAACTGCCTTCAGTCtttctctatttctctctcaGTGTGGAGACAAAAATGAAGATGATGCTCGCTGTGGTTGCCTCCCTGTTGCTGATTCTCCCGTTCCAGGCCAAAGCTGAATCATGTATTGACAAAGATGTGGATGTCTGGGTGGCAAGTGGCCACGGTCTTACAGGAGATGGACTTCTGAACCCAGATCCCTATGTTGTGGTGAGTTGTTGGCTATCCTTAAAATACGTAAAACCGAAAATGGGGAATGCTGTTTTTTGATGCAGTGTGCTTCTTATTCTTTATACTGTGACCACAAAATATAGGATACAGGCCAAAGTCCAAAAACTCACTTGCATGAAACATGATTCAACAGTATCTTAATATTTGTACAACTACTGTATCCCATTTTGTTCACAGCACAGTCAGGTCTCTTTTATCGATTTGTGGTTTTCCCTGACTTGTTTGTAAGTGGATAATTATCCTTCATCtgattatttttaatgagattATTTCTATTTCCCAATTTGATCTAACAGGTGAAAATTGGCCCCGTCAAGAAACAAACCAAGGTCATTTACTCCAATGACAATCCAACTTGGTGGGAGAAGCTGACGTTCCCTGAAGCCAGCAGCGACATGATGACAGTAGAGGTCTGGGACAAAGACTCGATCACCGCTGATGACAAAGTGGGAACCTGCACGGAACAACTGGTCGCAAGTCAATCTTTTCAATCAGTTGAGTGCAAAATGAACAGTGGCAGAAGTTTTGTCAAGCTCTTCTACAAGTGCACTTAATGTCACCTGCtcttgaaaatgaaagaaaatactCTTGCTCATTGAGATTGGTGGTAGAAAAATGCAACTTCTTATGGATTACTGATGGTTCCATAATATTCTGTTTGTTTCAAAATGGATGTATGCTGTTATGAAACTATATTATCAAATGCCAGAGTGTGTAAAACAGCTACTATTATTGTACCTGTGTGCAACAGAAAATTGTGTTACAAGAGCTGTGTTTTCTCTGTACTGTTGGCTATTTAGGAACGGCAGCTTGTCCGTTCCGTCTCTGCACAACTGTAACTTCTCATGGAAAGATAGAACACAGTTTGAAAAAGAGTGAAAGAATAAAATCAAgtgaagaaaaaatatttgttttgaattCATGTTTGTTTGAGCACTCATAACTGGAATGAAATactttacagaaaataaacagaagaAAGGCAGGATGGGTTCATGCCAGTGAAAGGTCacacataaataatataaaaatattacacATGCTGAACGAGGATAAGTTATGCTCAAGTACCATATGATTTCAGTGAATACTGCAAACATGTTAAGCCATACAGCAAGTCCTGTTGCAATTATTACATGACCTCCTGATGGCAGTTATCTAGCTGACTGtgattatttttgcatttgttaAAATAGTTTCCATTCACCTGTTTTAATGCAGATTTTCAGTTTTCACATATTTTGCCtccttctttttaatttttttggagAATTAGCACCGCCAGCTCTTAATAACAATGTTCTTATGCTGGAGAGCATTTACAGATAGCATTTTGTTGCTTAATTTCATTatgtttaaacacagttttacattttgtgcaatGTTATCTGACCAAAATTGATGTTATGTAATATCTTCAATCAGGAAAGACTGATAAAAGAGGTTAAGATAAAGTTTAATAGAAAAAGTAACAAGTAAATAAGATATTGCAACGATAAAAAATTTCAAGGACAAGTAAACACATGCCAAAGACTATTAGAGGCAGTGTTGTGTGTAACGCGTTACAGTAACGTAACTACTTTTATTGGGTAAAAAGTAGTGTAACGCGTTACTACTGAAAATATGGTAACGGAACGTAGTTACTTTGTCAGTTGGGCACAACGTTACTTTTCCCGGGGACAGATTTGACGGTGACACTGCCTGTCTGCCTCAGCTGCACACTAGGCAGGAACTGTGACAGTTGCCATGTCAACAGTACAGACAGGAGCACCAAAATCAAGAATCGTATGAGGAATATGGAAGATACACATGCCTCCTCGGATTATTTTAACGGTTTGTCAACCGAAGACAGGTTAGCTTATTGTAATAAGCTAACAATTAACAACGGAGTGAGGTTTCCTGACCCGTACTTAATGTCGGGTCAATGGGTCACCGACCCAACGAAATGGCCTAAGCTACAGTGGTCGgacatttttttatatctcGTGGAGAAACCCAGCATTTATACGCATGAAAAACTCAAGGCATATAAATCCCTTGATGTGTATAATTTTGTACTTTGCGGTCATGTCCAAGATGTTGAATACCGGGATTTATCTGATGGTTTTTGTGCTCTACGGACCGAAGTACTGCCGAGCCAGCGACAAGGACACaaaacagtaacgttaactaATGTACAAGACCTGGGCGATTCTGAACAAGTCGACCAACTATATACTGACAGCGAACTGCACTTGTATGGCTGGGTAAGTGTTGTTTAATGTAACGTTAACCTCGCTAGTCAGACCTCAGACATGGGCAACATACGACCCCGGAACCTCAAAGGAAATCAAAACGACCcccaaaacatcaataaaatgcagcattgtgttaacagaaaacagaacaatCATAACCTGCCTACCTTCCTGGCGCTGTGTGAACGGCAGCCTGTTGCAGCAGCTcctattttgtgtattttaaattgCTGCTGTGACATTGAAATTTCCCCCCGAGGGGTTAATAAAGTACCTACCATACCATACCAGAagagaaaatgaattaatttattcGTGCAGGTCTGTAGCTTACTGCAAAGTATGAgtctgttacacaaacacagtctcacAGTTACACACGTAATAACAGAACAGAAAATGATTTATTCATGAATATGACACTATTTGTTCAAAGATAGTGTCtgtgaatattaatattttcctcattcagTGATGCAGCAGGTCTGGCAAATAGGCTATTAGTAGTAGTAATCTGTCATGTAACAAATTCATGTAGCCTAGTTAACACAAATTAACTCTCActctttaatctttattttatcaccAAAGTGGTAAATACCAGTGGGAAACTCggattttttcacatttaggAAATGAGATGGGGTTCTACCCAAAGTCAAGCACCATAAAAGTAACGTAAAAGTAACGAGTAAcgtaaaaagttacttttcacAGAGGGTAACTAAGTAAAGTAAGGGATTACTTTTTTTAAGAAGTAACGAGTAACGAGCAAACACTACTTTTTGAAAGTAACTTCCCCAACACTGATTAGAGGTGATTAAAATTTAACAGAAGACTTTGGCGCTTGGACTCCAGAGAGAGATTTTCATCATTGATGGACATCTGaacagcagcaagataaatccccacgtggagtccagacactggtggtgatggctgatgactctgaggctgatggctgTTGAGGCTGATGAATCAGTAAAGGTTAAGGGGTGATGGGATGGCGGAGGGTTTGTATGACTGCAGCAGAAAATGAATCATATAAAAACGAGAAGCAATAAGATGataagctaagataagctaaaccagctcagtggcctagcggtagagtgtccgccctgagactgggaggtctcGGGTCCGATCCCCGGCCAGGTCtatagactataaaaatgggacctcagcatcaggggttggaaatGGGGGAtgagatcaccacatgattcccgagcgcggcaccactgctgctcaccgctccctcgggggatgggtcaaatgcggagaacaaatttcacacactcaggtgtgtgacagtcAGTGGAACTTTAGCTTTTTAATGGACAAGGTGCTGTGCTGTTGGTTAACTGTGAATCAGCTGCAGAACAGCTGATCACTTAACTGACAGCCCCAGACAATGAAATAGCGAGTGAGTATGAGTGCAAAGAGTGACTTTACAGTATGTAAAGTTCACTGAACTTTTGCTAGAGTTTTTCACTTAAACTGTGGTGCCCCCAAAATCTTTCATCAGGGTTGGCCAAAttgggccactgaaaatcttggggtggcacaccacaACCAAAAGCCGTAACTGAATTGAAGAAATATTATTATGCTGTTGAAGTGTACAGTCTAGTTTAAACCATGCCAGTATGAGAGTAAAGAAATTGCGTACTgatttggtttcttattttagaGTTGATATTACTAAATATTGACTAATAGACTAAAACCCGTTTCACAGTGGTCCTGttataatgtgttatgtatctataCGTGTTATacgattcattgttcttcaaattcTCTTTTTTCTGACACAGCTTGGTCATATAAACCCTTAAACTAAGCACCATCACAACCATGTGTTCCAGATAAGACGTGTTCACTACTGACATAGACTCATAAACGTACAGAAAACCCGGCAGGAGCGCTCTCTTAATTCAGGTCTTGGGtttatttctttgatttttaATGATACATAGGGCAGTATGGAGGTGTCAGATTTCTCCCAAAATATCCAATAAATTCATTATTGTATGTCATTTGAGATGAGCACGGAGGTATGTGTGACTGTTTACTGGCATTGCGggtttaaatgttttcaaaccATTTAGTTTCTGTAAAGCATTTCATTCCGGCTATGAGTGCACTGGAAAACACACATTGAAAACAAATATTGTTTACTTCTTTTGGTTTTATTCATTGCCGTTTTCATTTCAAACTGAATCCTCTTTCAGTGAGAAATTATAGTTGTTCAGAAAAGATAAAGATCTGCTGCAGTGTCTAAAAAGCCAACTGTACAAAGAAAATACAGCTTTTTTTAACACAAGATTCAATTTCACAAATGATGGTGAtgaattttcttcatttttcaacTGCTGAGCGACCAAAAAGTCACAGGTAGACAATGTAAGATATTTTGCACACTGTGgcctttgaaaataaagtttctttacagcagacatccattttgaaataaacaaaaggaCAATATTGTGGGAAAAGAATCATCAGTATTTAGTAAGAAGTTTTGGTTTTCTACCACAAATACTTTGCTTCACCTCAAATCGgtcttttacattttcaagAGCAGGTTACATTTAGAAACACCTGTAGAATGCGTTGACAACACCTGTATTGTCGTCCATTTTGCACTCAATGGTGCGGAAATCATGaccatttgaggacattggcaCCATGCAGGTTCCCAGTTTGTCATCAGCAGTGAAATCGTCTTTGTCCCAGACCTCCATTTGAAGCATGTCGCTGGTGGCCTCGGGAAATTCCATCTTCTCCATCCAACTTGGGTTGGTGCTTGAATTAATGACTTTGGTCTTTTTGGAGTCACTGCCGATTTTCACCTGTTAGATCAAATtgggaaattaaaaataaataaataaataaataatcacattGAGGATATTTTTCTTACAAACAAGTCAGAGacaatttacacacacaccaataaaaaaaagacctgGTTGTGCTGTGTAAAAAAGGGGAAATATTAACATattgtttaaacatgttttatgtaattcattttattatgcATGATTCTGTACTATATcccatttcttttctttaactttttaCAGGAGAGGGAATGTCTTTAAGTTTAACATTTATTAGATGTACAAGGATGGATTTCTAAAATCCAAATCTATGTGAGTGCAGGtacattttataaaataatcaaatcaaataattaatttaatgtgaggGGCTGCTGAACCCGTTGGAATATTCTTATGCAAGATTGGGGATACATTTTTCATTGAAGTTTTTGTAGACTAGTCATACTtctattattatacacatataatTATTATTTGCGCTTACGTATACAACCATTGattaatatataaaacataCCATCAAACTacttttattataattaatataGTTATTGTTATAGTTTTTAGTTTAATTATTGCTGTGAGGGTCAATGGTTAGAAGGATGTCatgtgctgtaaagccctctgaggcgaattgtgatttgtgatattgggcatgataaataaaattgaaaattgaattaaaattgAAGTCATAGCATAAATAAAAGAAGCACACTGCATCAAATTGCCATTTTATGTTTGGTTATATTTTGAGAAAGATAGCCAACAACTCACCACAACATAGGGATCTGGTCTTCCAAGTCCTTCATGTAGGTTTCTGCCATTTGACACCCAGATTTGAACGGTTTTACCATAGCATGAGCTAGCTTCGGCCTGGAATGGCACGATCAGCAACAGGCAAGCAAACACAGCAAGCTTCATCTTCAGTTGTGTCTTCACCctgacagagaaagacagaaaagcagctCCTGGCTGAAATGTCCGAGCTGGACAATTTTATAGAGCTCTACAGTAATGGAGGGCGGGGCTTCAAACAGGTGACTGACCCGCCCatctgtgcatatgtgtgtggtTGTGGGAGCATATTTGTATATTTGCATAGCTCCACCTATCTGTGTGGTCTGAGGAATGTAACTAATGCTTAAGCAGGTAAACTGAAAGAAATCAAACTTCAATAATATAACAAACCCAACAAAGAGATGATAAAACAGATACTTTGCTCTGACTGTAACTTTTCTGAACGTACTGGCCCCATTCTTTGTCTTTATGGAGATAAAACATTGTCAGCTCTAACCCCTGGAAGGCAATAACAGTCATGTTTGCAAAGGGTGGCCAATAATTTACATGTGTCTATACATGTtttctcaaaaaacaaacaaacaaaaaaacagctaacAAAAACAGTCACCTCTATTTAGCTTCTAGACGTACGTCATATATTAGTATTGCTGTAAATGGTGCTGTTGCCCTGGGGGGTGTACATAGTGTACATTCGCAGTTTACTTTGTGTTACGTGGAGTTTGTACTGaagcatccatccatctgtacTCATTATCCTTTGAAGGGTCACGAGGGTCTGAAGCTTATCCTGGCTACAGACTGAAATCCTGTCTAGACAAGTCCTGTCTCACACCAACTGCCGCCAGCAATAGCCTTGGCCGGAGCCATTatttttttgggttgtccatctgtctggtGAGgataatatctcaagaatgcctcaagagaattttgtcatatttggcacaaactcaACGATGAAGTGACTCGTTTTTAGTGGTCATAggccaaaggtcactgtgacctcatctgtctcactcTCGTGAACACAAGATCTCAAGAAAGCCGTGAGGgaatctcttcaaatttggcacaaatgtggatttgtatgtatgtatttggaTGAGTATGataacattttggtggtcaaggctcaaaggtcaaggttgcaATGAACTTGCATCcctcttattcttgtgaatgcgatatcccaaaaacagtgcaaatttggcacaaatgtcccattggactcaacgatgaattcggttttggtggtcaagggtcacaggtcaaggtcagtgtgaccttgtctgtctttcttgtgaatgcgatatctcaaaaggctttgagggaatttctatAAATTTgccacaaatgttcacttggactcagcaatgaactgattggatttcggaggtcaaaggtcaaggtcagtgtgaccttgaaTCTGTGTCATACTCATGAACCCGATATCCCAAGAACACCTGTagagaatttctttaaatttgacacaaacgtccacttggactgaagaataaactgattagaattttgtggtcaaggTCAGTGCAACAAGAATTCAGCTACTTAGGACAGagcttcacacaaatgtctaataggatagaATAAtggagtgatgacattttatatccaaaaggtcaaaggtcaactttattttgtcatcataatcagcataaaacacttttcttgccattactcaatgtcatatttcaggaacagaatgggaaatatttggtcagagAATTGATTGGTGACACTCTTTCATCTGTGGTGCCCGCCTTGTAAATATGCAAGTTGTTTGGATCCTCTGTGCTGTcaggggaaaatgtgtgtgaagcattcatgttttcacagacatggatgtaaccATGTCTGatgactggtgcacagaggcatacaatcGTGGGGTGGTAATTCTTGTTTATTAATAACAATCTTTCTTGGTATTgataaataaacatgacagGTCTAAAGCACCACAATTGCTGCACTCTGCAGctgggtaacactttatttgAATAGTCCACCTCAACATTTCAACAGCTTTTTAGTTGTGATTCAACACTTGTGCTGTTTTGCTTTATTCTGTAGGTGTTTAACAGACTATCTATAGAGTATATCTGACAATTCCTAAGCATAACTATATCTATCCTTAAACTAATTTAAATGAACTTGCAGCATAGGTTCAATTAATAATTCAAGATTAACTAAATTATTCTGAGAATATGTAGTGaatttcacatattttttattgcaCAGACAAGGTGAAACAGCTGATTTTCTGAATGTCAATTAATAAGCTGTTGGAATTTAACAAATAAACTCTGAGGTGGATTATCCAAATAAAGTGACACCTGATGCTATACTTAAGCACAAAAGTACTTTGAGCTACATGCTCAAGAGAGAAAGTAGGAAGAAAATCAAAATGATTTCAAAGAAAACAGTAAGATATTGCAGTAATGTTGCAGGGGGTGAAGAGAACACATAATGTGTATGAAAATGTAAACTAATTTATGGTTGGGTACCATTCACATTTGAACCAAT from Epinephelus moara isolate mb chromosome 8, YSFRI_EMoa_1.0, whole genome shotgun sequence includes these protein-coding regions:
- the LOC126394618 gene encoding uncharacterized protein LOC126394618, which produces MKMMLAVVASLLLILPFQAKAESCIDKDVDVWVASGHGLTGDGLLNPDPYVVVKIGPVKKQTKVIYSNDNPTWWEKLTFPEASSDMMTVEVWDKDSITADDKVGTCTEQLVASQSFQSVECKMNSGRSFVKLFYKCT
- the LOC126394619 gene encoding uncharacterized protein LOC126394619 isoform X1, translated to MKLAVFACLLLIVPFQAEASSCYGKTVQIWVSNGRNLHEGLGRPDPYVVVKIGSDSKKTKVINSSTNPSWMEKMEFPEATSDMLQMEVWDKDDFTADDKLGTCMVPMSSNGHDFRTIECKMDDNTGVVNAFYRCF
- the LOC126394619 gene encoding uncharacterized protein LOC126394619 isoform X2, with the translated sequence MKLAVFASLLIILPFQAEADSCFGRRVVVWVTNGKNIGDGLLSPDPYVVVKIGSDSKKTKVINSSTNPSWMEKMEFPEATSDMLQMEVWDKDDFTADDKLGTCMVPMSSNGHDFRTIECKMDDNTGVVNAFYRCF
- the LOC126394619 gene encoding uncharacterized protein LOC126394619 isoform X3, whose amino-acid sequence is MKLAVFASLLMIILFQAEANTCVNKKVLVWVTHGKNLGDGLQSPDPYVVVKIGSDSKKTKVINSSTNPSWMEKMEFPEATSDMLQMEVWDKDDFTADDKLGTCMVPMSSNGHDFRTIECKMDDNTGVVNAFYRCF